Proteins co-encoded in one Fimbriimonadia bacterium genomic window:
- a CDS encoding carbohydrate kinase family protein, with protein MNERILCVGLLVADVVVRPADSMPMPGTSILVEDLALVAGGCAANCASVLAKLGMSVAVAGQIGTDRLGDSVLADLKAVGVDVSTVRRTEKYLTSAVIGLIESSGERSFLCRPGANEQLTDDVIPDSLFDGVRIVHIGGAMKLVNLDIASVLRRASEAGCITTLDTDWDARGVWIEHLRPALPHVRVLMTNEMEGRMLTGEEDTQAIGRSLLAFGPQVVVVKQGAGGSTAVTAQGSLHVAAFRVPVIDTTCAGDSFAAGFLYGLAHEWPLRANLAFANAVGALCTTRLSHHGVTSLSAVMQLLEDQLGEGSFEQLLTNQRSTD; from the coding sequence GTGAACGAGCGCATCCTGTGCGTTGGCCTGCTGGTTGCCGACGTGGTGGTGCGCCCCGCAGATTCGATGCCCATGCCTGGGACTTCGATCCTCGTCGAGGACCTGGCGTTGGTTGCCGGTGGCTGCGCGGCAAACTGCGCGTCGGTGCTAGCCAAACTCGGGATGTCGGTGGCAGTGGCGGGACAAATCGGTACGGATCGTCTCGGAGACTCCGTGCTGGCAGACCTAAAGGCCGTAGGTGTGGATGTGAGCACGGTAAGACGGACGGAGAAGTACCTAACTTCGGCTGTAATCGGGCTGATAGAATCCTCCGGCGAAAGGTCATTCTTGTGCCGCCCGGGAGCCAACGAACAGCTAACGGATGACGTGATCCCCGATTCGCTGTTCGACGGCGTGCGCATCGTGCACATCGGCGGTGCGATGAAGCTAGTGAACCTGGACATAGCATCCGTGCTACGGCGTGCTAGCGAGGCCGGGTGCATCACCACGCTAGACACCGACTGGGACGCACGAGGTGTTTGGATCGAGCACCTGAGACCCGCGCTCCCGCACGTTCGCGTTCTGATGACGAACGAGATGGAAGGACGTATGTTGACCGGCGAGGAGGATACCCAGGCGATTGGACGGTCACTGTTAGCTTTCGGCCCACAGGTGGTGGTGGTGAAACAGGGAGCTGGAGGCTCGACGGCGGTGACAGCGCAGGGTTCGCTTCACGTCGCGGCATTCCGGGTGCCTGTGATTGACACGACTTGTGCGGGAGACTCTTTCGCGGCGGGCTTTCTGTACGGACTGGCCCACGAGTGGCCACTGCGTGCGAACTTGGCCTTTGCCAACGCAGTGGGCGCGCTGTGCACCACTCGACTGAGCCACCACGGCGTAACGTCACTCTCGGCGGTTATGCAGTTGTTGGAGGACCAGCTCGGCGAGGGTAGCTTCGAGCAGTTGCTGACGAATCAGCGCAGCACAGACTGA
- a CDS encoding fructose-bisphosphate aldolase (catalyzes the reversible formation of fructose 1,6-bisphosphate from glycerone phosphate and D-glyceraldehyde 3-phosphate), with the protein MSAKQIRMRRLFPKGRCVILPMDHPLFFGPMEGVEDPVVLVRDTAETPADGLLLTLATLRRVSGVIGQLGVIARLDGTATRLGSHLTRFQRFSSVEAALAGGADACVLNVYVGVENEDDLLRKLGETAEECERWGLPLFAEMIPAAALAGHFGPADTPPSEAELTEQVALAARVGAEHGADAIKTVYTGSAESFRQVTATATVPVVIAGGPCADTPVGLLEMTEAGLEAGAKGVIYGRNVWQRPNRKEILRALCAVVHEGTHAEDAAKRYAL; encoded by the coding sequence ATGAGTGCGAAGCAGATAAGGATGCGCAGGTTGTTCCCGAAGGGTCGGTGCGTGATCCTCCCCATGGACCACCCGTTGTTCTTCGGCCCGATGGAGGGCGTGGAGGACCCGGTAGTTCTGGTGCGGGACACCGCCGAGACCCCCGCGGACGGGCTGCTGCTCACTCTCGCGACACTGCGGAGGGTTTCAGGAGTCATCGGGCAATTGGGGGTCATTGCCCGGCTAGACGGTACGGCGACGCGATTGGGTTCGCATCTCACTCGGTTCCAGCGCTTCTCGAGTGTGGAGGCCGCGCTGGCCGGGGGCGCCGACGCGTGCGTCCTGAACGTGTACGTGGGGGTGGAGAATGAGGACGATCTGCTCCGAAAGCTCGGGGAGACAGCGGAGGAGTGCGAGCGCTGGGGCCTGCCGCTGTTCGCCGAGATGATCCCTGCCGCAGCCTTGGCGGGGCACTTCGGGCCTGCCGACACGCCGCCAAGCGAGGCAGAGCTGACCGAACAGGTTGCGCTGGCCGCCCGAGTTGGTGCCGAGCACGGTGCCGACGCCATCAAAACCGTGTACACGGGCTCCGCCGAGAGCTTCCGTCAGGTGACCGCCACCGCCACGGTTCCCGTGGTGATCGCGGGCGGCCCGTGCGCGGATACGCCCGTCGGCCTGCTCGAGATGACAGAGGCGGGGCTGGAGGCTGGAGCCAAGGGCGTGATCTACGGTCGGAACGTGTGGCAGCGACCAAACCGCAAGGAAATCCTCCGTGCCCTCTGCGCAGTGGTGCACGAAGGCACCCATGCAGAGGATGCCGCGAAGAGGTACGCACTGTGA